GACGTGGTGGCGCGGATCTACGCGCGCGGCGCGATCGAAGCGGCCAAGAACGCCCTCGAAGCGCGGCTCAAGCTGGAAGACGCCGAACGCGAATGGAAAGAATTCCCCGAAAAGAAAGCGCTGATGGAGCGCCGCGCCGCCGCGCTCAAGGAAGCGACCGCCGTCGAAGAAAAGCAGCACGAACGGCGCCTGGCCGAAGGCACCAGCAAGGTCACCGCGGGCCAGCAAGCGCAAGTCCAGGAAGCGCGCACCAACATGGACGACGCCAGGCGCGCGCGCGATGCCGCCAAGGACGAGGCCGACAAATACACGCGCCTGTTCGCCATGGCCGGCGGCGGCGGCGTGTCGCAGTTGCAGGTCGAACAAAAGAAAAACGCCCTGCTGGCCGCGGAGAACGCCATGCGCGTCGCGCAGGCCCGCTTCAGCGAACTGAACGCGCGGCAAAGCCTCGAGTTCACCCAAGCCAAGTCGCAGCTCGAGACCAGCGGGCAGGAACTGACCAAGCTGCGACTGCAATCCGAATCGGCGGACCGCGAGGTGGCCAACGCCGAGGACAAGCTCAAGCTGCAAGTGCAGACGGCGCGGCTGGTGGCGGATGCTGCGGCGCGCATCAAGTTCGAAAACATCGACAAGGACAACTTCCTGCTGATCGTCGCGCCGGTGGACGGCGTGATCACGGACGTGACGTCGACGCAGCCCGGCGACAAGATCCAGGCCAACTCGCCGCTGGGCGGCATCGCGCCGAAGGATGCGAAGCCGATCCTGAAGATCGAGATCGCCGAGAACGACCGCGGCTTCCTGCGCGAGGGACTGCCGGTGCAGATCAAGTTCAACGCGTTTCCGTACCAGCGTTACGGGCTGATCAAGGGCACGCTGCAATTCATCTCGCCGGCGACCAAGGTGTCGGCGGTGACCAAACAGCCCGTGTACGAGGGTCGAATCGCGCTAGAAGCGGATCACTATCGCGTTGGCAATACTTCATACCCGCTGCGATATGGGATGGCGGCGGTGGCAGAGATCGTGGTACGCGAACGGAGGATGATTGATCTGGCCTTGGACCCGTTCAGGCAAATCGGCGGTTGAGTCACCGATCCGGGCTCAGGTCCGCCGGACCTGACCCCGGCTTTGTCCCCGCAGCCGGCCGCACCTTGTCGTCTCTTTGCTAACCCATCCTCAATACGCTGAATTGGCTAAATGCCGCCGCGGGCAGCGGGATATAGAGTTTCCAAGTGATATTCATGGGCCGCTCGCCGTGGGTGTTCTGAAAAATCGTTGGTCCGCAAGCTAGGTATGGGCTCTCCGAATCAGGGCGAACAAACAGCTGGTACGACCAACCGTTAGCTTTCTCACCCACACTCTCGAGATACTGGCGCCCGATCGGCGTAGTCGGCGCCGCACTATTTTGGGACTGCCAATGGAACAAATCGTGGCTGATCGCATAATCGTGATACGCCACCGATTCGTGGAAGCCGCTACGCTTGTCCAGCGTTACAAACATCAGCTCGAGCTTACGGTCCTTGAGTCGCAACACGCCGGTATTGAAGAGCGGCCGGGCGGAGGCGGTGAGAAATCCCACCGCCGTGAGGATTTCATTGAGGCGATAATGCCCGTGAAGACAGAGCGGTGCGAACTCAAGGCCCGGAATGGGCGCCGAATGGGGTAATGCATTCGCATTTAAAACTTTCGCCAACTCTGCTAACTCATGCGCGCTGTTCGGATTGGCTAGCAAGCGCTGCGCGAAGGCCGCTCCGCTTCCAACCCGACTTGCGGTCCCGTCCACCTGATACGCTAACATTTGCAAGCGCAAGGCTTGTTCGCCATCCAGCGCCAGCTCATCAGGCGCCTCCTCCACAATCCGCGACATCAAGGCAATTTGAGATGGATCGCTGCTGTGCAACAACGCCGCGAATCGCCGACCAAAATATTCCTCTTCTGCTCCGACATCTTGGACCGCCAATCCGGCGGCGCGACGCAAAGCAGCCCATCCGCTATTTCCCTTGCCACGGTAGATGTCGCCAATACTCAGCGCTTGATCGTGTAGGAACTCAGCGAGGCTGACATTTTGGTGCCCTCTCAAGCTCACGTATGCCTGAAGCTCACGTGTGAGACGCGCCCAATTTTGATTGATGAGTGTGCGAAGATTGTGGAGAATTTGCTCGCGGCTTTGCCTCTGCAACTGAATATGACAACCAGGCGGCAGTTGATTGAAGCCGTTCTCCACGCCGTCGATCAGCTGGCGACGATTCAAGCCCGTCATCTGCCCAAGCAGATGGTCAAAGCGAAACTCGCTCGAATACTGGCCAACGAAGTCGAGAATCAAGCAGCTTTCCTTGCCAGGAGACAGGCGCAAGCCACGCCCAATTTGCTGTTGGAACAAAACCGGACTCTGGGTTGGCCGCAACAGAAGCAGCGTATCGACAGTGGGGATATCGACGCCCTCATTGAACAAGTCGACCGTAACTAGCACGCAGACCTTTCCGGCCGCGAGCGCGACGGGCGCGTACTCCCGTTCGGATGTTGACGATTGACCAGTAACACACAGCGCTGGTATGCCCGCGGCGTTGAATTTCTTTGTCATGAATTCTGCGTGTCTAACACTCACGCAAAACGCAATGGCCCTACCCTTTCGAGGATCAGCGCAGAGACGAGCCCACTCGTTGATGATGAGGCGCGCACGAATTTCATTTCCGGTGAGGACATTGTCGAGCATTGCTGCCTCACCCGGCTGTCTCCATGGGATATCGCGCAGATTCGTCGGGTCATCGCATGCGAAGTATTCAAACGGCGCAAGCAGTTGCAAGTCGAGTGCGTGCCAGAGGCGAAGCTCAACTGCGGGACTTCCGTCGGGACGGGGATCGAAATACACGGAAATCGGCCTGCCATCACTTCGCTCCGGCGTCGCGGTCAGTCCGATCAGGATCGTTGGCTTGATGCGCGTTGCAATGGCGTCAAAGCTGTTAGCAGCCATCCGGTGGCATTCATCAAAGACCACCGCGTGCCAGTAGTCTGCTCCATAACGATGGAGTAACTCCTTACGGTGGACGCTCTCGATGGTGGCGAAAAGATGGTCGGGACTACCCAGCGCGTGGTCGCCGCTAAGGAGCTGACCGAAACCTCCGTCGCGCAATACCTCGCGATAAGTCTTTATCGCTTGTTGGAGTATTTCGATTCGGTGGGCCACGAACAGCAAGCGAGGGCGACCGCCGTATTTGTTGCAGATTCGCTGATAGTCAAACGCCGCCACGATAGTTTTGCCGGTACCTGTCGCCGCAACGACAAGATTTCGCATACGCCCATGCTCGCGTTCAGCTTGCAACTGCTCGAGCATTTCTAGCTGATAGTTCTTCGGCTGAAGGTCGAAGAAACTGAACACATTTGCCGCCTGCTCCGACTTGCTGCCACCTTTTTCTTGAGCGATCGCTGCATCGAGCGCCGTGCGGTGCTCGGGGTTGTTCGGGTCGTAAAGCACAAACTCTTTGTCGTGCCACAGCGTCTCGAAATGGGCTTGCGCTTGCGAGAACATTGGACCCTGGCCGCGCTCGGCGAACTTGACGGTCCATTCCAATCCGCCAGCGAGTGCGGCTTGCGTTAGATTCGCGCTACCGACGTAGGCTGTGCCAAAGCCGCTGTTACGCTCAAAAATCCAAGCCTTCGCGTGTAACCGTGTGCGCCGTCCGTCAAGCGAGATTCGCACCTCGCAATTTGGCAGCCGCGCTAACTCGTCGACGGCTTGCGCCTCGGTCGCACCGATATAAGTGGTCGTAAGAATGCGCATTCGTGCGCGTGATTTTCCGGCGCCATCCACCGCCGTAATGCTATGCAAAATATCGCGAATCTTGCGAATGCCGGAAACGGTGATGAAACTCATGAGTATGTCTACGCGGTCGCTACTTGCTAACTCATGACGCAGTTCAGACAGCAGTGCCGGCGACGCTTTGGCCGCGGTGAAAAGCCAAGGCGAAGTTATGCCGGTATCAGGTACAGTTGGCGCCGTGCGCTGGCGGTGAATCGCGGTGAGCTGTTGTGGAGGACTCGCAAGCAGGCGAACATTCGCTCCGAAGTCTGATGTCGGAAATTGACTCGCGAGACGACTTCTGAGATCGACTAGCATCGCGTTGACGAACTCCAGCTGCAGTTGAAGGCGAGTCGGTCGCCCCTCCAGCTCAGCCGCCTCGTCAGTCTGTCGCGGTGAAATCTCTTGAAGGACGCTTGCAAGTTGATCTGCGAGAGCGTCTGCCAAGCGCCGCGCGCCATCGGCAGCGTCAATCGATCCAAGCGTCCTCTGGCCTAACGAAATCTGCTGTGCCAGGGTTAGAGCTAAGTCTTCGGTAAGAAGTTCGTCGTAGAGACCGTCAGGTAGCAAATTCGTCATAGATATCAGAACGACAAAATTTCAGTGTAACCCGTCGTAGTTCTGATAGGAAAATTTCTTCAGCTGTTTTCCCCGAAGGCGTGGGTGCCAGACGATCAGGCCTTATCGGCATCAATCGCCGCGATGATTTCATTCACCTTGTCGATCGCGACCTGGTTGCCCTTCTCTGCGGCCAGGACGTACAAGGTCAGCGCTTGATCGAAGTTCTGCTCGACGCCCACACCGTAGAAGTACATCGACGCCAGGTTGCATTCGGCTACCGCATTGCCCTGCGCGGCTGCGCGCTGGAACCATTCCGCCGCTTTCACCACATCCTGCTCGACGCCCTGCCCGTTGTCGTACATGACGCCAAGATTGGTCTGCGCCGAGGCATGCCCCGCTGATGCGGCGCGCTCCAGCCACGCCAGCGCCTGCGCGTAGTCCTGCTCCACACCGCGGCCGAGGTCGTACATCACGCTCAGGTTGTACTGCGCCAACGTGTTGCCTTTTTCCGCAGCCTGCTTGTACCAGCGCACCGCTTCTTCGAGGTTGACCGGAATGCCGGCGGCGCCCTCGTGCAGCACGCCCAGGTTGTACTCGGCAATGTCGTTGCCCTGCTCTGCCAGCGCCTGGAGCAGCTGCATCGCCTTGGCGCCGTCGCCAGCCTCGACGGCCGCGATCGCCTCGCTCAGTTGCTGATCGACTGCGCTTTGTTCTTTTGCTGCTGCCATCGGTAAGGCTCCTGTCGGAATTCGAATCGCGCTAAGGGCGCGCGTACACAACTGCAAGCTTCTACGATATTTTTCATCCTTGCAATGAAAGTTTGCCAACTTACCTCGAATTGCAAATGAAATTTGCAACAACGGGCTGGGTGGCAGGGAAGATGGGGGCTGCAGGACCAGAGCCCGGATATGGCGTGCCTTACAAGACGCACCGGGTGGCGTCAAATTAGGGGTCAGGTCCGCAGGACCAGACCCCGGGCGCGATCAGGGGCAACTGCCGTAGGCGTAGTAGCCGGCCGAGGTGCGCCGCACGTCGGTGTAGGCCGCGGTCGAGTAATAGCCGAGGTACTGGTTGGAGTTGGTGGCGTACACCTGGCCGTCGCCGCCGATATACGCGCGGCCGTAGTACACGTGCCAGTAGTTGCTGTCGTACCAGTGGCCGCACGTATATGGGGCGGCCACGTTGCCGCTGACGATGCGGTCGATCATCGTCTTGATCGCCACCATTTGCCCGCCGCTCTTGGCCGGGAAGTTGACGTCATCGTAGCCCCACCAGTCCCAGCAGCCGTTCGGGTTCGCCGCCGTCGAAGTCGCCTGCGGATACAGCACGATCATGTTGTTGGTGTCCGCCCAGCGGTTGTAGCCGGTGTTCTGGTAATAGTTGACGCCCACCGTGGCGACGTTCTGCTTGCAACCGTGGAAGGCCACGTGCAGCTTGCAGGCCTGCCCCTCGGCGCAACTGGCGGGCACGTAGGCGTAGCCGCTGCTGGCCATGCCGTGCGTGTTGGGATTGAAATTGCCCCAGAAGGCGGCCTGGTCGAAATTGATGAAGGTGCCGGAGAGCGTGCTGAC
This window of the Massilia sp. R2A-15 genome carries:
- a CDS encoding HlyD family efflux transporter periplasmic adaptor subunit; amino-acid sequence: MSSNPLKPLTEALEDHSAEGISILTAEPWRFTRAVVYTMVGLVLAGLAWSFFGHADVMVTAPGTLVPASEVRRLYAPIDGELSSIYIAEGQPVLKGDVVARIYARGAIEAAKNALEARLKLEDAEREWKEFPEKKALMERRAAALKEATAVEEKQHERRLAEGTSKVTAGQQAQVQEARTNMDDARRARDAAKDEADKYTRLFAMAGGGGVSQLQVEQKKNALLAAENAMRVAQARFSELNARQSLEFTQAKSQLETSGQELTKLRLQSESADREVANAEDKLKLQVQTARLVADAAARIKFENIDKDNFLLIVAPVDGVITDVTSTQPGDKIQANSPLGGIAPKDAKPILKIEIAENDRGFLREGLPVQIKFNAFPYQRYGLIKGTLQFISPATKVSAVTKQPVYEGRIALEADHYRVGNTSYPLRYGMAAVAEIVVRERRMIDLALDPFRQIGG
- a CDS encoding DUF3427 domain-containing protein — encoded protein: MTNLLPDGLYDELLTEDLALTLAQQISLGQRTLGSIDAADGARRLADALADQLASVLQEISPRQTDEAAELEGRPTRLQLQLEFVNAMLVDLRSRLASQFPTSDFGANVRLLASPPQQLTAIHRQRTAPTVPDTGITSPWLFTAAKASPALLSELRHELASSDRVDILMSFITVSGIRKIRDILHSITAVDGAGKSRARMRILTTTYIGATEAQAVDELARLPNCEVRISLDGRRTRLHAKAWIFERNSGFGTAYVGSANLTQAALAGGLEWTVKFAERGQGPMFSQAQAHFETLWHDKEFVLYDPNNPEHRTALDAAIAQEKGGSKSEQAANVFSFFDLQPKNYQLEMLEQLQAEREHGRMRNLVVAATGTGKTIVAAFDYQRICNKYGGRPRLLFVAHRIEILQQAIKTYREVLRDGGFGQLLSGDHALGSPDHLFATIESVHRKELLHRYGADYWHAVVFDECHRMAANSFDAIATRIKPTILIGLTATPERSDGRPISVYFDPRPDGSPAVELRLWHALDLQLLAPFEYFACDDPTNLRDIPWRQPGEAAMLDNVLTGNEIRARLIINEWARLCADPRKGRAIAFCVSVRHAEFMTKKFNAAGIPALCVTGQSSTSEREYAPVALAAGKVCVLVTVDLFNEGVDIPTVDTLLLLRPTQSPVLFQQQIGRGLRLSPGKESCLILDFVGQYSSEFRFDHLLGQMTGLNRRQLIDGVENGFNQLPPGCHIQLQRQSREQILHNLRTLINQNWARLTRELQAYVSLRGHQNVSLAEFLHDQALSIGDIYRGKGNSGWAALRRAAGLAVQDVGAEEEYFGRRFAALLHSSDPSQIALMSRIVEEAPDELALDGEQALRLQMLAYQVDGTASRVGSGAAFAQRLLANPNSAHELAELAKVLNANALPHSAPIPGLEFAPLCLHGHYRLNEILTAVGFLTASARPLFNTGVLRLKDRKLELMFVTLDKRSGFHESVAYHDYAISHDLFHWQSQNSAAPTTPIGRQYLESVGEKANGWSYQLFVRPDSESPYLACGPTIFQNTHGERPMNITWKLYIPLPAAAFSQFSVLRMG
- a CDS encoding tetratricopeptide repeat protein, with protein sequence MAAAKEQSAVDQQLSEAIAAVEAGDGAKAMQLLQALAEQGNDIAEYNLGVLHEGAAGIPVNLEEAVRWYKQAAEKGNTLAQYNLSVMYDLGRGVEQDYAQALAWLERAASAGHASAQTNLGVMYDNGQGVEQDVVKAAEWFQRAAAQGNAVAECNLASMYFYGVGVEQNFDQALTLYVLAAEKGNQVAIDKVNEIIAAIDADKA